A section of the Pseudomonas fluorescens genome encodes:
- a CDS encoding aminotransferase class V-fold PLP-dependent enzyme, producing the protein MLVPSPWRADFPAIATLQRQDQTYLDNAATTQKPQALLDALSHYYANGAANVHRAQHLPGAHATQAFEDSRNKVAQWLNAGDSGQVVFTHGATSALNLLAYGLEHLFNPGDEIVISALEHHANLLPWQQLAKRRELTLVVLPLDDRGLIDLQAAAALIGPRTRLLAVSQLSNVLGVWQPLPQLLALAKAHDALTVVDGAQGIVHGRHDVQALDCDFYVFSSHKLYGPDGVGVLFGRTQALHRLRHWQFGGEMVQQADYHSASFRPAPLGFEAGTPPIAGVIGLGATLDYLSSLDQPAVLAHETALHDYLLHGLQARNGVRLLGSPQVALASFVVEGVHNADLAHLLTEQGIAVRAGHHCAMPLLKSLHLSGAIRVSLALYNDSDDLERFFEALDQALDVLR; encoded by the coding sequence ATGCTTGTGCCCTCGCCCTGGCGCGCCGACTTCCCGGCCATCGCTACCTTGCAACGGCAAGACCAGACCTATCTGGACAACGCCGCCACCACGCAAAAACCCCAAGCCCTGTTGGACGCCCTCAGCCATTACTACGCCAATGGCGCAGCCAATGTGCACCGTGCCCAGCATTTGCCGGGCGCCCATGCGACCCAGGCGTTCGAGGACAGTCGCAACAAAGTGGCGCAATGGCTCAACGCAGGTGACAGCGGGCAAGTCGTCTTTACCCACGGCGCGACTTCAGCGTTGAACCTCCTGGCCTATGGCCTTGAGCACCTTTTCAACCCGGGCGACGAGATTGTCATCAGCGCCCTGGAACATCACGCCAACCTGTTGCCCTGGCAGCAGTTGGCCAAACGCCGCGAGCTCACGCTGGTGGTACTGCCCCTCGACGATAGGGGCTTGATCGACCTGCAAGCCGCCGCCGCGCTGATCGGGCCACGCACCCGCCTGCTGGCAGTGAGCCAGTTGTCCAACGTGTTGGGCGTCTGGCAGCCTTTGCCGCAGTTGCTGGCACTGGCCAAGGCCCACGACGCCTTGACGGTGGTGGATGGCGCGCAGGGCATCGTCCATGGGCGTCATGACGTGCAGGCCCTGGACTGCGACTTCTACGTGTTTTCCAGCCACAAGCTCTACGGCCCGGACGGCGTCGGCGTGCTTTTCGGCCGCACTCAGGCCCTGCATCGGCTACGCCATTGGCAGTTTGGCGGCGAGATGGTGCAGCAGGCGGACTACCACAGCGCCAGCTTCCGCCCGGCGCCCCTGGGTTTTGAAGCCGGCACGCCGCCGATTGCCGGGGTGATTGGCCTGGGGGCGACCCTGGACTACCTCAGTTCCCTGGATCAACCGGCGGTACTTGCCCACGAAACGGCGCTGCACGACTACCTGTTGCACGGCTTGCAGGCGCGCAATGGCGTGCGCCTGCTGGGTTCGCCGCAGGTGGCCCTGGCCAGCTTTGTGGTGGAAGGCGTACACAATGCCGACCTCGCCCACCTGCTGACCGAGCAAGGCATCGCGGTACGCGCCGGCCATCACTGTGCGATGCCCCTTCTCAAGAGCCTGCATTTATCCGGCGCGATCCGGGTTTCTTTGGCGCTGTATAACGACTCCGATGACCTGGAGCGTTTTTTTGAAGCGCTTGATCAGGCCCTGGATGTGTTGCGATGA